The proteins below come from a single Rhizobium tropici CIAT 899 genomic window:
- the lpxC gene encoding UDP-3-O-acyl-N-acetylglucosamine deacetylase, which translates to MAIGLLGFQTTIANPVTLSGIGVHSGANVSITFYPAEAGTGVVFQRLHDNGDVTELRAVSSQVGNTDLCTILGFSPARSVATVEHVMAAIYAIGLDNVVVEVSGAEMPIMDGSSYPFIEAIEQAGIVSLGVKRRYIRVIKPVRIEAGGSWCEFRPYDGTRFEVEIDFECPLIGRQKWQGDLTAETFKTELSRARTFGFMRDVESLWASGHALGSSLENSVVISDDNTVINVEGLRYAKDEFVRHKTLDAVGDLALAGAQFIGCYRSYRGGHRMNANALKALLSDASAYEVVEASAPRQRGHGREFIAVNAPEFAPWSA; encoded by the coding sequence ATGGCAATTGGATTGCTTGGTTTTCAGACCACCATTGCAAACCCCGTGACACTTTCCGGTATTGGCGTTCATTCCGGTGCCAATGTGTCGATCACTTTCTATCCCGCCGAAGCCGGTACCGGTGTCGTTTTCCAGCGTCTGCACGATAATGGCGATGTGACTGAACTTCGCGCCGTTTCTTCCCAAGTCGGCAATACGGATCTCTGCACGATTCTCGGTTTTTCCCCGGCGCGCTCTGTCGCGACGGTCGAGCACGTCATGGCTGCGATCTACGCGATCGGCCTCGATAATGTCGTTGTCGAGGTGTCCGGCGCGGAAATGCCGATCATGGACGGCAGCTCCTATCCTTTCATCGAGGCGATCGAGCAGGCGGGTATCGTTTCGCTCGGTGTCAAGCGTCGCTACATCCGCGTCATCAAGCCGGTGCGGATCGAAGCTGGCGGTTCCTGGTGCGAGTTCCGTCCCTACGACGGCACGCGCTTCGAAGTTGAGATCGATTTCGAATGCCCGCTGATCGGCCGCCAGAAGTGGCAGGGCGATCTGACGGCCGAAACCTTCAAGACGGAACTATCGCGCGCCCGTACCTTCGGCTTCATGCGCGATGTCGAGTCGCTGTGGGCTTCGGGCCATGCCCTGGGTTCGTCGCTGGAAAATTCTGTCGTCATTTCGGACGACAACACCGTCATCAACGTCGAGGGCCTGCGTTACGCCAAGGACGAATTCGTTCGCCACAAGACGCTCGATGCCGTTGGCGACTTGGCTTTGGCCGGCGCACAGTTCATCGGTTGTTACCGCTCTTATCGTGGTGGTCATCGCATGAATGCGAATGCTCTAAAGGCATTGCTCAGCGATGCTTCGGCTTACGAGGTCGTCGAAGCCTCGGCACCCCGCCAGCGCGGTCACGGTCGCGAGTTCATCGCGGTCAACGCCCCGGAATTCGCTCCCTGGTCGGCGTGA
- the ftsZ gene encoding cell division protein FtsZ, translated as MTIKLHKPDITELKPRITVFGVGGGGGNAVNNMITAGLQGVDFVVANTDAQALTMTKAERIIQLGVNVTEGLGAGSQPEVGRAAAEECIDEIIDHLNGTHMCFVTAGMGGGTGTGAAPVVAQAARNKGILTVGVVTKPFHFEGGRRMRLAEQGIQELQKSVDTLIVIPNQNLFRIANDKTTFADAFSMADQVLYSGVACITDLMVKEGLINLDFADVRSVMREMGRAMMGTGEASGQGRAMQAAEAAIANPLLDETSMKGAQGLLISITGGRDLTLFEVDEAATRIREEVDPDANIILGATFDESLEGIIRVSVVATGIDRAMNEASDRGMEFRPAAKPAMRPSAAAAPAAAAVQPAHVSQAQTAQAAAPAPRTVDPVAQTIRAAEADLERELEFQMSRQAQVPQQPVMQQAAAPEDNFRPQSRIFAAAPEPQPVRQAPVQPQPQAPVMHQQPVIRQAPEQVRMPKVEDFPPVVKAEMEHRAQPTAAQATEERGPMGLLKRITNSLGRREEDPAFDDMMASTNNAAPQQRRAPSQEASLYAPRRGNLDDHGRPVPQARMASHEDDQLEIPAFLRRQSN; from the coding sequence ATGACTATCAAGCTGCATAAGCCAGATATCACCGAGCTTAAGCCGCGAATCACCGTGTTCGGTGTCGGTGGCGGTGGCGGTAATGCCGTCAACAACATGATCACGGCAGGCTTGCAGGGCGTCGATTTCGTCGTCGCCAACACGGATGCTCAGGCACTGACCATGACGAAGGCGGAGCGGATCATCCAGCTCGGCGTCAACGTCACGGAAGGTCTCGGCGCCGGCTCGCAGCCGGAAGTCGGCCGTGCAGCTGCCGAAGAGTGCATCGATGAAATCATCGATCACCTGAACGGTACGCATATGTGCTTCGTCACCGCCGGCATGGGCGGCGGTACGGGCACGGGTGCCGCTCCCGTTGTCGCACAGGCCGCTCGCAACAAGGGCATCCTGACCGTCGGCGTCGTCACCAAGCCGTTCCACTTCGAAGGCGGCCGCCGCATGCGTCTCGCCGAGCAGGGCATCCAGGAACTGCAGAAGTCGGTCGACACTCTGATCGTCATTCCGAACCAGAATCTGTTTCGCATCGCTAACGACAAGACGACTTTCGCCGACGCGTTCTCGATGGCCGACCAGGTTCTCTATTCGGGCGTTGCCTGCATCACCGACCTGATGGTGAAGGAAGGTCTCATCAACCTCGACTTCGCCGACGTCCGTTCGGTCATGCGCGAGATGGGCCGCGCGATGATGGGTACCGGCGAGGCTTCCGGCCAGGGCCGCGCAATGCAGGCTGCTGAAGCTGCCATTGCCAACCCGCTGCTCGACGAAACCTCGATGAAGGGCGCACAGGGCCTGCTGATCTCGATCACGGGCGGTCGCGATCTCACCCTGTTCGAAGTCGACGAAGCCGCAACCCGCATCCGCGAAGAAGTCGATCCCGACGCCAACATCATCCTCGGCGCCACCTTCGACGAATCGCTTGAAGGCATCATCCGCGTTTCTGTCGTCGCAACCGGCATCGATCGCGCGATGAACGAGGCTTCCGACAGGGGCATGGAATTCCGCCCGGCCGCAAAGCCTGCTATGCGTCCTTCCGCGGCCGCCGCTCCGGCAGCGGCCGCAGTTCAGCCTGCCCACGTCTCGCAGGCCCAAACCGCACAGGCTGCCGCTCCGGCTCCTCGTACCGTGGATCCGGTCGCTCAGACCATTCGTGCGGCAGAAGCCGATCTGGAGCGCGAACTGGAATTCCAGATGAGCCGGCAGGCTCAGGTGCCGCAGCAGCCGGTCATGCAGCAGGCAGCAGCGCCGGAAGATAATTTCCGTCCGCAGAGCCGCATCTTCGCAGCCGCTCCGGAGCCTCAGCCGGTCCGTCAGGCCCCGGTTCAGCCACAGCCGCAGGCGCCGGTCATGCATCAGCAGCCGGTCATCCGTCAGGCTCCCGAGCAGGTCCGCATGCCGAAGGTCGAGGATTTCCCGCCGGTTGTTAAGGCTGAAATGGAACATCGCGCCCAGCCGACCGCTGCCCAGGCTACCGAAGAGCGCGGCCCGATGGGGCTGCTGAAGCGAATCACCAATTCGCTCGGCCGCCGCGAAGAAGATCCGGCTTTCGACGACATGATGGCTTCGACGAACAACGCCGCTCCGCAGCAGCGTCGTGCGCCGTCGCAGGAAGCAAGCCTCTACGCTCCGCGTCGCGGCAATCTCGACGATCATGGCCGCCCGGTCCCGCAGGCGCGCATGGCAAGCCATGAGGACGATCAGCTCGAGATTCCGGCCTTCCTGCGCCGGCAGTCGAACTGA
- the ftsA gene encoding cell division protein FtsA: MSLFGSSHFGLPRLKPLSSKRSHIVSVLDIGSTKVVCMIGRLTPREESQVLPNRTHNIEVIGIGHQRSRGIKTGVIADLDALEGVVRLAVDAAERMAGLTVDSLIVNVSAGRLGSDIYTATIDLGGQEVEANDLKKVLAAACQQSVRQERAVLHSLATGYSLDGERGIRDPLAMFGDALGVDMHVVTAERAALRNLELCINRAHLSVEGMVATPYASGLAALVDDEVELGCAAIDMGGGTTTISVFAEGKLVHTDAVSLGGHHVTTDLARGLSTRIEDAERLKVVHASALANSSEERELISIPPIGEDERDQPTQVPKALVSRIVKARIEETLELIRDRIQRSGFSPIVGKRVVLTGGASQLTGLPDVARRVLARNVRIGRPMGVSGLPTAAKGPAFSTAVGLMIYPQVADMETHAPSSGLLSSFGGNSSRIGRVGQWLKESF; this comes from the coding sequence ATGAGCTTATTTGGTTCGTCCCATTTCGGCCTGCCTCGGTTGAAGCCGCTCTCTTCGAAGCGATCGCATATCGTCTCGGTCCTCGACATCGGCTCGACGAAGGTCGTTTGCATGATCGGTCGCCTGACGCCGCGCGAGGAGAGCCAGGTTCTCCCGAACCGCACGCACAATATCGAGGTCATCGGTATCGGCCATCAGCGTTCGCGGGGCATCAAGACTGGTGTGATCGCTGATCTCGACGCCTTGGAAGGTGTCGTTCGGCTTGCCGTCGATGCCGCGGAACGCATGGCCGGTCTCACTGTCGACAGCCTGATCGTCAATGTTTCGGCTGGCCGTCTCGGCAGCGATATCTACACCGCGACCATCGATCTCGGCGGCCAAGAAGTCGAAGCCAACGATCTCAAGAAGGTTCTGGCTGCGGCCTGCCAGCAGTCGGTCCGCCAGGAGCGCGCCGTCCTGCATTCGCTGGCGACGGGCTATTCCCTTGACGGCGAGCGCGGCATTCGCGACCCGCTGGCCATGTTCGGCGACGCGCTCGGTGTCGACATGCATGTGGTGACGGCCGAGCGCGCAGCGCTTCGCAACCTCGAGCTCTGCATCAACCGCGCACATCTCTCGGTCGAAGGCATGGTGGCGACGCCTTATGCCAGCGGTCTTGCAGCCCTCGTCGACGATGAAGTCGAGCTTGGCTGCGCTGCGATCGACATGGGCGGCGGCACGACGACGATCTCGGTCTTCGCCGAGGGCAAGCTGGTGCACACAGACGCCGTCAGCCTTGGCGGCCATCATGTCACCACCGATCTTGCCCGCGGCCTTTCCACCCGCATCGAGGATGCGGAGCGCCTGAAGGTCGTCCATGCTTCGGCTCTCGCGAATTCTTCGGAAGAGCGTGAACTGATTTCCATCCCGCCGATCGGCGAAGACGAGCGTGACCAGCCGACACAAGTGCCGAAGGCGCTGGTGTCGCGCATCGTCAAGGCTCGCATCGAGGAAACCCTCGAGCTTATTCGCGATCGCATCCAGCGTTCGGGCTTCAGCCCGATCGTCGGCAAGCGCGTCGTCCTTACGGGCGGCGCGAGCCAGCTGACCGGTTTGCCCGATGTGGCACGCCGTGTTCTTGCCCGCAATGTCCGCATCGGTCGTCCGATGGGCGTGTCTGGTTTGCCGACGGCAGCCAAGGGTCCGGCTTTTTCGACTGCGGTCGGTCTGATGATCTATCCGCAGGTCGCAGACATGGAAACACATGCGCCGAGCAGCGGTCTGCTCTCGTCGTTTGGAGGCAATAGCAGCCGGATAGGCCGCGTCGGCCAATGGCTGAAAGAGAGTTTTTGA
- a CDS encoding cell division protein FtsQ/DivIB, whose protein sequence is MFALTVKNMRRSRHRVPLAIDEVEDAFVLPRPLRRAVRFLVSLGSGRINIPAHTGTVSTLVLLAATGFYGMSVGGHTQAVAEATTSAAGFAIEDVKVSGNDETSEIEILQLLGLDGTTSLVALNADAARQKIANLPWVQDVEVRKVYPKAVEVKLKERKAYAIWQHGSELSLIEKDGSVIAPLRDNKFAKLPLFVGRDAETAAASIDDQFAKWPEIRSHVKAFVRVAGRRWDLYLDNGVIIKLPEDNIDDALARLTKLDKDQNLLQRDIAAVDLRIDDRTAIELTPDAAVRRQAAVDARNKALKKAGQDT, encoded by the coding sequence TTGTTTGCGCTGACGGTCAAAAATATGAGGCGGTCCCGTCATCGCGTCCCGCTCGCCATCGACGAGGTCGAGGACGCATTCGTCCTCCCGCGTCCGCTGCGCCGCGCCGTTCGCTTCCTGGTTAGCCTCGGTTCGGGTCGCATTAACATCCCGGCTCACACGGGAACTGTCTCAACCCTTGTTCTCCTCGCGGCGACTGGCTTTTATGGCATGTCCGTTGGCGGTCACACTCAGGCTGTCGCCGAAGCGACGACCTCCGCTGCCGGTTTTGCTATCGAAGATGTGAAGGTCTCCGGCAACGACGAGACCTCCGAAATCGAAATCCTGCAGCTGCTCGGCCTCGACGGTACGACCTCGCTCGTCGCTCTCAATGCCGATGCGGCCCGTCAGAAGATTGCGAATCTGCCGTGGGTTCAGGATGTCGAAGTTCGTAAGGTCTATCCGAAGGCCGTCGAAGTGAAGCTCAAGGAGCGCAAGGCCTATGCCATCTGGCAGCACGGTTCCGAGCTTTCGCTGATCGAGAAGGATGGCAGCGTTATTGCGCCGCTGCGCGACAACAAGTTTGCCAAGCTGCCTCTCTTTGTCGGTCGTGATGCCGAAACTGCAGCCGCCTCCATCGACGACCAGTTTGCGAAGTGGCCCGAAATTCGCAGTCATGTGAAGGCTTTCGTGCGTGTCGCCGGTCGTCGCTGGGATCTCTATCTGGACAACGGCGTGATCATCAAATTGCCGGAAGACAATATCGATGATGCGCTGGCGCGGCTGACCAAGCTCGACAAGGATCAAAATCTTTTGCAGCGCGATATCGCTGCCGTCGATCTCCGGATCGATGACCGTACCGCCATTGAATTAACTCCGGATGCCGCAGTTCGTCGCCAGGCCGCAGTCGATGCAAGAAACAAGGCTTTGAAGAAAGCAGGTCAGGATACATGA
- a CDS encoding D-alanine--D-alanine ligase, with product MSGKHVAVLLGGFSSERPVSLSSGKACADALEAEGFQVTRVDVDHDVASRLAELKSDVVFNALHGPFGEDGTIQGILEYLQIPYTHSGVLASALAMDKSRAKTVAAAAGVPVASSIVMDRFAIVGEHPMKPPYVVKPVREGSSFGVVIVKEDQAHPPQIVTSAEWRYGDEVLVERYIYGRELTCGVMDGKVLGVTEIVPLGHSFYDYDAKYAKGGSKHVLPAEISPNLYQKIQTLSLRAHEAIGCRGVSRSDFRFDDRFSEEGELVWLEINTQPGMTPTSLVPEMAAHAGYSFGEFLRWMVEDASCLR from the coding sequence ATGAGTGGCAAGCATGTGGCTGTCCTTTTGGGCGGATTTTCCTCGGAGAGGCCGGTCAGCCTTTCCTCGGGAAAGGCATGCGCCGATGCCCTCGAAGCCGAAGGCTTTCAGGTTACCCGTGTCGATGTCGATCATGACGTTGCCAGTCGGTTAGCTGAGTTGAAGTCCGATGTGGTCTTCAATGCATTGCATGGTCCTTTCGGTGAAGACGGTACCATTCAGGGCATTCTGGAATATCTGCAGATTCCCTATACGCATTCCGGCGTGCTTGCCTCAGCGCTTGCGATGGATAAGTCGCGCGCGAAGACTGTCGCCGCTGCTGCGGGTGTCCCGGTCGCGAGTTCGATCGTCATGGATCGTTTTGCTATTGTTGGCGAGCACCCGATGAAGCCGCCCTATGTCGTCAAGCCTGTGCGTGAAGGTTCGAGCTTCGGTGTCGTTATCGTCAAGGAAGATCAGGCGCATCCGCCACAGATCGTTACTTCTGCCGAATGGCGTTATGGCGATGAGGTTCTGGTCGAGCGTTATATCTACGGGCGCGAACTGACCTGCGGCGTCATGGACGGCAAGGTTCTTGGTGTGACTGAAATCGTGCCGCTCGGCCACAGCTTCTATGATTATGACGCCAAGTACGCCAAGGGTGGCTCAAAACATGTCTTGCCGGCGGAAATTTCACCGAATCTTTACCAAAAGATACAAACATTATCGTTAAGGGCGCATGAAGCTATCGGCTGCCGCGGCGTTAGTCGATCTGACTTCCGTTTTGACGATCGCTTTTCCGAAGAGGGCGAACTTGTCTGGTTGGAGATCAACACCCAGCCCGGCATGACTCCTACCTCCCTGGTGCCTGAAATGGCCGCTCATGCCGGCTACTCTTTTGGTGAATTTCTCCGGTGGATGGTGGAGGACGCGTCTTGTTTGCGCTGA
- the aqpZ gene encoding aquaporin Z translates to MQKKLIAEFLGTFWLVFGGCGSAIFAAAFPSLGIGFLGVAFAFGLTVLTMAFAVGGISGGHFNPAVSVGLTVAGRFPGGQLVPYIIAQVIGAVVAAAVLYLIASGKADFQLGGFAANGYGEHSPGGYSMVSALVAEIVLTLFFLVVILGSTSSKVPAGFAPIAIGLALTLIHLISIPITNTSVNPARSTGQAIFVGGWALQQLWLFWVAPIVGGALGGLVWKLVDDSE, encoded by the coding sequence ATGCAGAAAAAACTCATCGCTGAGTTTCTTGGGACGTTTTGGCTCGTTTTCGGCGGCTGCGGGAGTGCGATCTTCGCAGCAGCCTTTCCGAGCCTCGGTATTGGTTTTCTTGGCGTTGCCTTTGCGTTCGGTCTGACTGTGCTGACGATGGCTTTTGCCGTCGGCGGCATATCAGGAGGGCACTTCAATCCGGCCGTTTCGGTCGGCCTGACGGTGGCTGGCCGCTTTCCCGGCGGGCAGCTCGTTCCCTATATCATCGCGCAGGTCATCGGCGCCGTTGTCGCGGCGGCCGTGCTCTATCTGATCGCAAGTGGCAAGGCCGATTTCCAGCTCGGCGGGTTTGCGGCGAATGGCTATGGGGAACATTCTCCCGGCGGCTATTCCATGGTGTCGGCATTGGTGGCCGAAATCGTGCTGACGCTGTTCTTCCTGGTCGTGATTCTGGGTTCGACGAGCAGCAAGGTGCCGGCCGGCTTCGCGCCGATCGCCATCGGCTTGGCGCTGACGCTGATCCATCTGATCTCGATTCCGATCACCAATACGTCGGTGAATCCGGCCCGCTCGACGGGGCAGGCCATATTCGTTGGCGGTTGGGCTCTGCAGCAGCTTTGGCTGTTCTGGGTCGCGCCCATCGTCGGCGGAGCGTTGGGCGGGCTCGTCTGGAAGCTGGTCGACGACAGCGAGTGA
- a CDS encoding MFS transporter, with the protein MTDAISPLSPTPSSSNNAVANSPARVLIASLIGTTIEFFDFYVYATAAVIVFPKLFFPASDPTSATLQSFATFSIAFFARPIGAMIFGHFGDRIGRKATLVAALMTMGLSTVVIGMLPTYESIGVLAPILLALCRLGQGLGLGGEWGGAVLLATENAPEGKRSWYAMFPQLGAPIGFILSAGLFLILRETMADADFLNYGWRVPFLISIVLVAVGLYVRLKITETPEFQRAIEKEERVSVPIAVIFRSHFRSLILGTIIAVATFVLFYLMTAFTLSWGTRAPGNGPLPAGLGYSQGQFLVVQLVGVVFFGLMIPVSGLLSDRYSRRLVLILTTIGILIFGLSYSSLLTAGLAGAFACSIIGLALMGFTYGPIGAALAAPFPTTVRYTGASMTFNLGGIVGASLAPYIATSLATNYGLVYVGYYLAGAAVLSLIGILLSGNDEV; encoded by the coding sequence ATGACTGACGCGATATCTCCTTTATCGCCGACCCCCTCGTCATCGAACAATGCTGTTGCGAATTCCCCGGCACGTGTTCTGATCGCGAGCCTCATCGGCACAACGATCGAATTTTTCGATTTCTATGTTTATGCAACGGCGGCGGTTATCGTCTTCCCGAAGCTGTTTTTCCCGGCAAGCGACCCAACGTCCGCCACCCTGCAGTCCTTCGCGACCTTTTCCATCGCCTTCTTCGCGCGCCCGATCGGCGCGATGATCTTCGGCCATTTCGGCGATCGAATCGGCCGCAAGGCGACACTGGTCGCGGCTCTGATGACCATGGGTCTCTCGACCGTCGTGATCGGCATGCTGCCGACCTATGAGTCGATTGGCGTTCTCGCACCGATTCTGCTGGCGCTTTGCCGCCTCGGCCAGGGCCTTGGCCTCGGCGGCGAATGGGGCGGCGCCGTCTTGCTTGCGACGGAAAACGCACCGGAGGGCAAGCGCAGCTGGTACGCCATGTTCCCGCAACTCGGCGCCCCTATCGGCTTCATTCTGTCGGCCGGCCTTTTCCTCATCCTGCGCGAAACCATGGCCGATGCGGATTTCCTCAACTACGGCTGGCGCGTTCCCTTCCTGATCAGCATCGTGCTGGTGGCAGTCGGTCTTTACGTCCGCCTGAAGATCACCGAAACACCGGAGTTCCAGCGCGCCATTGAGAAGGAAGAGCGCGTTTCCGTTCCGATCGCGGTCATCTTCCGTTCGCACTTCCGCAGCCTGATCCTCGGCACCATCATCGCGGTGGCGACCTTCGTGCTGTTCTATCTGATGACGGCATTCACCCTGAGCTGGGGCACTCGCGCGCCCGGCAACGGTCCGCTTCCGGCCGGCCTCGGCTACTCGCAGGGCCAGTTCCTGGTCGTTCAGCTCGTCGGCGTCGTCTTCTTTGGCCTGATGATCCCAGTCTCCGGTCTCCTGTCCGACCGCTATTCCCGCCGCCTCGTCCTCATCCTGACGACGATCGGTATCCTCATCTTCGGCCTGTCCTACTCGTCGCTGCTGACGGCCGGCCTTGCCGGCGCGTTCGCCTGCTCGATCATCGGTCTTGCCCTGATGGGCTTTACCTATGGCCCCATCGGCGCGGCGCTGGCGGCACCCTTCCCGACCACGGTGCGCTATACAGGCGCTTCGATGACCTTCAATCTCGGCGGGATCGTCGGCGCGTCCCTGGCACCTTACATTGCCACATCGCTCGCGACCAATTACGGCCTTGTCTATGTCGGCTACTATCTCGCCGGCGCAGCAGTGCTCTCGCTGATCGGCATCCTGCTCTCGGGCAATGACGAAGTCTGA
- the murB gene encoding UDP-N-acetylmuramate dehydrogenase: MKQVDGEKLLASLGDGVKDIRGRLTPDAPMDRVTWFRAGGLAELMFQPHDTDDLITFLKILPEEVPLTVVGVGSNILVRDGGIPGVVLRLSAKGFGSVELAGENRILAGAICPDKHVAAMAMDNSIGGFHFYYGIPGSIGGAARMNAGANGAETRERVIEVHAVDRKGNKHVLTNAEMGYSYRHSDASEDLIFTHVLFEGYPEDRAKIRTEMDAVRAHRETVQPVREKTGGSTFKNPDGFSAWKLIDEAGCRGLVIGGAQMSSLHCNFMINMEQATGYDLEYLGEQVRREVFEKSGIKLEWEIKRLGNFMPGREVRPFQGVTTE; encoded by the coding sequence ATGAAACAAGTAGATGGCGAAAAGCTTCTGGCGTCGCTCGGCGACGGTGTAAAGGACATCAGGGGACGGCTGACGCCGGACGCTCCGATGGATCGTGTGACGTGGTTCCGTGCCGGCGGCTTGGCTGAACTGATGTTCCAGCCGCATGACACGGACGATCTCATCACGTTCCTGAAGATATTGCCGGAAGAGGTACCGCTGACGGTTGTCGGCGTGGGTTCGAACATATTGGTGCGCGATGGCGGCATTCCGGGCGTTGTCCTCAGGCTTTCGGCCAAGGGCTTCGGTTCGGTCGAGCTTGCCGGCGAGAACCGCATCCTGGCCGGTGCGATCTGCCCGGACAAGCATGTCGCAGCCATGGCGATGGATAACAGCATCGGCGGTTTCCATTTCTATTACGGCATTCCCGGGAGCATCGGCGGTGCCGCACGCATGAATGCAGGCGCAAATGGTGCCGAAACCCGTGAGCGCGTCATCGAAGTGCATGCCGTCGACCGCAAGGGCAACAAGCATGTCCTGACCAATGCCGAGATGGGTTATAGCTACCGCCATTCCGATGCGTCTGAGGATCTGATCTTTACCCATGTCCTCTTCGAGGGGTATCCGGAGGATCGCGCCAAGATTCGCACCGAGATGGATGCTGTGCGCGCTCATCGCGAAACGGTGCAGCCGGTACGCGAGAAGACCGGCGGCTCAACCTTCAAGAATCCGGACGGTTTCTCCGCCTGGAAGCTGATCGACGAGGCGGGTTGCCGTGGCCTGGTCATCGGTGGTGCGCAGATGTCGTCGCTGCATTGCAATTTCATGATCAACATGGAGCAGGCGACGGGCTACGATCTGGAATATCTCGGCGAGCAGGTGCGTCGCGAGGTTTTCGAAAAATCCGGCATCAAGCTGGAGTGGGAAATCAAGCGCCTCGGAAACTTCATGCCGGGTCGGGAGGTCCGCCCGTTCCAGGGTGTGACGACCGAGTAG
- the murC gene encoding UDP-N-acetylmuramate--L-alanine ligase produces the protein MKLPKAIGLVHFIGIGGIGMSGIAEVLHNLGHRVQGSDQSESANVQRLRDKGIPVHIGHKAENLGDAEVVVVSTAIKKSNPELVAAREKLLPVVRRAEMLAELMRFRNAIAIGGTHGKTTTTSLVATLLEAGGLDPTVINGGIINAYGTNARMGEGEWMVVEADESDGTFLKLPADVAVVTNIDPEHLDHYGNFDAVRAAFRQFVENVPFYGFGVMCIDHPEVQSLVGRIEDRKVITYGENPQADVRFSNVRIDGTRSLFDIEIRRRRTGKVIQIKDLVMPMPGRHNISNATAAVAVANRLGISNEAIAKGLASFGGVKRRFTLTGEWNGVKVFDDYGHHPVEIKAVLKAAREACKGRIIAVHQPHRYTRLSSLFEEFAACFNDADSIFLAPVYAAGEEPIEGVDSQTLVSRIKASGHRDARYLPSQEDLAAMVAEIAQPGDFVVLLGAGSITYWAASLPKELEGLSGKSA, from the coding sequence ATGAAGCTGCCGAAGGCAATCGGCCTTGTGCATTTTATCGGTATTGGTGGCATTGGAATGAGCGGCATCGCCGAGGTTCTGCATAACCTCGGCCATCGCGTACAGGGTTCCGATCAATCGGAAAGTGCCAACGTGCAGCGGCTGCGCGACAAAGGCATCCCGGTCCATATCGGTCACAAGGCTGAGAACCTCGGCGATGCAGAAGTTGTCGTCGTATCCACGGCCATCAAGAAGAGCAATCCCGAGCTCGTGGCCGCGCGTGAAAAGCTGCTGCCGGTCGTGCGCCGTGCCGAAATGCTCGCGGAGCTGATGCGCTTCCGCAACGCCATCGCCATCGGTGGCACGCATGGCAAGACCACGACGACATCGCTGGTGGCGACGCTTTTGGAGGCCGGTGGTCTTGATCCTACAGTCATTAACGGCGGCATCATCAACGCCTATGGCACCAATGCGCGCATGGGTGAGGGCGAGTGGATGGTGGTCGAAGCCGATGAATCTGACGGCACCTTCCTGAAGCTGCCGGCTGATGTCGCCGTCGTCACCAATATCGATCCCGAACATCTCGACCATTACGGCAATTTCGATGCTGTCCGTGCCGCCTTCCGGCAGTTCGTCGAGAACGTACCGTTCTACGGTTTCGGCGTCATGTGCATCGACCATCCGGAAGTGCAGTCGCTTGTGGGGCGCATCGAGGACCGCAAGGTGATCACCTACGGCGAGAACCCGCAGGCCGACGTGCGTTTCTCGAATGTGCGGATTGATGGTACGCGTTCGCTATTCGATATCGAAATTCGCAGGCGCCGCACCGGCAAGGTGATCCAGATCAAGGATCTCGTCATGCCGATGCCCGGCCGCCACAATATTTCCAATGCGACGGCTGCTGTTGCTGTTGCCAACCGGCTCGGGATTTCCAATGAGGCGATCGCCAAGGGGCTTGCGTCCTTCGGCGGCGTCAAGCGCCGCTTCACGCTGACCGGCGAATGGAACGGGGTCAAGGTTTTCGACGATTACGGCCATCACCCTGTCGAAATCAAGGCAGTGCTGAAGGCTGCACGCGAAGCCTGCAAGGGCCGCATCATCGCCGTTCATCAGCCGCACCGCTATACGCGCCTGTCGAGCCTCTTCGAGGAATTTGCCGCCTGCTTCAATGATGCCGACAGCATCTTCCTGGCGCCCGTCTATGCCGCCGGCGAAGAGCCGATCGAGGGGGTGGATTCGCAGACACTCGTTTCGCGCATCAAAGCCAGCGGTCATCGCGATGCACGTTACCTGCCTTCACAGGAAGATCTTGCCGCCATGGTTGCGGAGATTGCACAACCAGGGGATTTTGTGGTTCTGTTGGGGGCTGGTAGCATCACGTATTGGGCAGCATCATTGCCAAAGGAATTGGAAGGCCTCTCGGGTAAGTCCGCATGA